A section of the Candidatus Omnitrophota bacterium genome encodes:
- a CDS encoding helix-turn-helix domain-containing protein, whose protein sequence is MSRLMDIQELADYLRLKRQTIYNWLNQKKISGIKVGGVWRFDRRSVDKWLRSHEQKAD, encoded by the coding sequence ATGTCCAGATTAATGGATATTCAAGAATTAGCGGATTACTTACGACTTAAAAGGCAGACTATTTATAACTGGCTGAATCAGAAGAAGATTTCAGGCATTAAGGTGGGAGGCGTTTGGCGTTTCGATAGAAGAAGTGTCGATAAATGGCTGAGGTCTCACGAACAAAAGGCAGATTAG